The proteins below are encoded in one region of Carassius auratus strain Wakin linkage group LG44F, ASM336829v1, whole genome shotgun sequence:
- the LOC113068436 gene encoding LOW QUALITY PROTEIN: thrombospondin-3b-like (The sequence of the model RefSeq protein was modified relative to this genomic sequence to represent the inferred CDS: inserted 1 base in 1 codon), translating into MNVLELHDARQTAAAIEDLSGALQTVGDLYIISTFMLPPKLGGVLFGLYDKEDNKKYLEVAAVGKINKLLVRYLRSDGKAHAVNLQNPVLAEGRTQSLILRMSGLRRRHINLELYVNCRLVDSAQGLPSLSGLPSKTESVDVRTGQKSYARMQGSVESVKLALGGSLATAGLLIDCPVQGDSAINNAGDHTKALIGQLIIFNQIMGELREDIREQTKEMSLIRNTILLLFCAAQPCFSAELCVNTAKGFTCESCPIGFTGPALRGVGLEFAKSHKQECVDIDECTEHSGSCVPNSVCINTVGSFRCGQCKAGFVGNQTAGCFVRRTCETLSYKPCDVNAHCVMGHSSDISCVCNVGWAGNGDICGPDSDIDGYPDGPLPCIDNDKHCRADNCANTPNSGQEDTDGDGIGDQCDEDADGDGIKNVEDNCRLVPNKDQQYSDTDSYGDACDNCPNAPNGDQLDTDGNGKGDICDNDIDGDGIPNVLDNCPKIPNPMQIDRDGDGVGDACDSCPEVNDPLQSDMDNDLVGDVCDTNKDMDGDGYQEXRDNCPEVPNSSQLDSDNDGIGDECDNDDDNDGIPDILPPGPDNCRLVPNPNQKDTDANGVGDMCEKDFDNDKVTDLLDACPENAEVTMTDFRAFQTVILDPEGDTQIDPNWVVVNKGMEIVQTMNSDPGLAVGYTAFNGVDFEGTIHVNTATDDDYVGFIFGYQDSSSFYVVMWKQTEQTYWQNLPFKASAQPGLQLKAVKSRTGPGEYLRNALWHTGDTPGEVTLLWKDPRNVGWKDRTSYRWHLTHRPQVGYIRLRLYEGTALVADSGVVIDTTMRGGRLGVFCFSQENVIWSNISYRCNDSITDDFILYQKQMNVRT; encoded by the exons ATGAATGTCCTGGAGCTCCATGATGCACGTCAGACTGCTGCAGCTATAGAGGATCTGTCTGGAGCTCTGCAGACGGTCGGAGATCTGTACATCATCTCCACCTTCATGCTGCCACCCAAACTCGGCGGCGTTTTGTTTGGCCTCTACGATAAAGAGGACAACAAGAAATACCTGGAGGTTGCTGCTGTAGGCAAGATCAACAAAT TACTGGTGCGATACTTGCGCTCTGATGGAAAAGCTCATGCTGTCAATTTACAAAACCCAGTCCTCGCTGAGGGACGCACCCAATCACTTATCCTCAGAATGAGTGGACTGAGACGCAGGCACATCAACCTAGAGCTTTATGTAAACTGCCGTTTGGTGGACTCTGCTCAGGGCCTCCCTTCACTTTCCGGGCTTCCATCAAAGACAGAATCTGTGGATGTTCGCACCGGACAGAAGTCTTACGCCAGGATGCAG GGCTCAGTGGAGTCTGTTAAACTGGCTCTCGGAGGCTCTCTAGCAACTGCTGGTCTCCTCATTGACTGTCCTGTCCAAGGAGATTCAGCTATCAACAATGCAG GGGATCACACCAAAGCTCTGATCGGACAGCTGATCATCTTTAACCAGATCATGGGAGAGCTGAGAGAGGATATCAGAGAACAG ACAAAAGAGATGTCTCTCATCAGAAACACAATTCTTCTCCT ATTT TGCGCTGCTCAGCCCTGTTTTTCTGCAGAGTTGTGTGTGAACACAGCTAAAGGCTTCACCTGTGAGTCCTGTCCCATAGGATTCACCGGTCCAGCACTCAGGGGGGTGGGTCTTGAGTTTGCCAAGAGCCACAAGCAG gAATGTGTTGATATTGATGAGTGCACTGAGCACTCTGGTTCCTGTGTGCCCAACTCAGTCTGTATTAATACAGTG GGATCGTTCAGGTGTGGCCAGTGTAAAGCAGGATTTGTGGGTAATCAGACTGCAGGCTGTTTTGTACGGAGGACGTGTGAAACTCTGAGCTATAAACCCTGTGATGTGAATGCACACTGTGTGATGGGCCACAGCAGTGATATTTCCTGTGTG TGTAACGTTGGCTGGGCAGGTAATGGGGACATCTGTGGTCCAGACTCAGACATTGATGGTTACCCTGATGGGCCTCTTCCATGCATTGACAACGACAAACACTGCAGAGCG GACAACTGTGCAAATACCCCAAACTCTGGTCAAGAGGACACAGATGGAGATGGGATTGGTGATCAGTGTGACGAGGATGCAGATGGAGATGGAATTAAAAATGTTGAG GACAACTGTCGCCTGGTACCTAATAAGGACCAGCAGTACTCTGACACAGACTCCTATGGCGATGCTTGTGATAACTGCCCAAACGCTCCCAATGGAGATCAGCTTGATACTGATGGCAATGGCAAGGGAGACATCTGTGACAATGATATTGATGGAGATG gcatCCCTAACGTATTGGACAACTGTCCTAAGATACCCAACCCCATGCAGATAGACCGAGATGGAGATGGTGTGGGTGACGCATGCGACAGCTGTCCTGAGGTCAACGATCCATTGCAG TCTGATATGGACAATGATTTGGTGGGAGATGTATGCGATACAAACAAGGACAT GGATGGTGATGGATATCAGG AGCGGGATAACTGTCCTGAAGTGCCTAACAGTTCTCAGCTGGACTCAGATAATGATGGCATTGGGGACGAGtgtgataatgatgatgataatgatggaaTTCCAGATATCCTTCCTCCCGGCCCAGATAACTGCAGACTTGTTCCCAACCCCAACCAAAAAGATACTGATG CCAATGGAGTTGGAGACATGTGTGAGAAAGACTTTGACAATGATAAAGTGACTGACTTGTTGGATGCGTGCCCTGAAAATGCAGAGGTCACTATGACAGATTTCAGGGCGTTCCAGACGGTCATTCTCGACCCAGAAGGAGACACTCAGATCGACCCCAATTGGGTGGTAGTAAATAAG GGAATGGAGATTGTGCAGACCATGAACAGCGACCCTGGTTTGGCTGTGG gctaCACAGCATTTAATGGTGTCGATTTTGAGGGCACAATCCACGTGAACACGGCCACTGATGACGATTACGTGGGCTTCATCTTTGGCTATCAGGACTCTTCCAGCTTCTATGTGGTGATGTGGAAACAGACAGAACAGACGTATTGGCAGAATTTACCTTTCAAAGCCTCAGCTCAGCCTGGACTACAGCTTAAG GCAGTGAAGTCTCGGACAGGTCCTGGTGAGTATCTGCGTAATGCCCTGTGGCACACAGGAGACACACCTGGGGAAGTTACTTTGCTCTGGAAGGACCCAAGAAATGTGGGCTGGAAGGACAGGACGTCCTATCGATGGCACCTCACTCACCGTCCACAGGTGGGCTACATACG ATTGAGATTGTATGAAGGTACAGCCCTAGTGGCAGATTCAGGAGTCGTGATTGACACGACTATGAGAGGAGGGCGGCTGGGCGTCTTCTGTTTCTCTCAGGAGAACGTCATATGGTCTAATATCAGCTATAGATGCAATG ATTCCATCACAGATGACTTTATTCTGTACCAGAAGCAGATGAATGTGAGGACATAA